One window from the genome of Saimiri boliviensis isolate mSaiBol1 chromosome 2, mSaiBol1.pri, whole genome shotgun sequence encodes:
- the KCNT1 gene encoding potassium channel subfamily T member 1 isoform X4, translating into MSDLDSEVLPLPPRYRFRDLLLGDPSFQNDDRVQVEFYVNENTFKERLKLFFIKNQRSSLRIRLFNFSLKLLTCLLYIVRVLLEDPALGIGCWGCPKQNYTFNDSTSEINWAPILWVERKMTLWVIQVIVAIISFLETMLLIYLSYKGNIWEQIFRVSFVLEMINTLPFIITIFWPPLRNLFIPVFLNCWLAKHALENMINDFHRAILRTQSAMFNQVLILFCTLLCLVFTGTCGIQHLERAGENLSLLTSFYFCIVTFSTVGYGDVTPKIWPSQLLVVIMICVALVVLPLQFEELVYLWMERQKSGGNYSRHRAQTEKHVVLCVSSLKIDLLMDFLNEFYAHPRLQDYYVVILCPTEMDVQVRRVLQIPLWSQRVIYLQGSALKDQDLMRAKMDNGEACFILSSRNEVDRTAADHQTILRAWAVKDFAPNCPLYVQILKPENKFHVKFADHVVCEEECKYAMLALNCICPATSTLITLLVHTSRGQEGQESPEQWQRMYGRCSGNEVYHIRMGDSKFFREYEGKSFTYAAFHAHKKYGVCLIGLKREDNKSILLNPGPRHILAASDTCFYINITKEENSAFIFKQEEKRKKRAFSGQGLHEGPARLPVHSIIASMGTVAMDLQGTEHRPTQSVGGGGGSKLALPTENGSGSRRPSIAPVLELADSSALLPCDLLSDQSEDEVTPSDDEGLSVVEYVKGYPPNSPYIGSSPTLCHLLPVKAPFCCLRLDKGCKHNSYEDAKAYGFKNKLIIVSAETAGNGLYNFIVPLRAYYRSRKELNPIVLLLDNKPDHHFLEAICCFPMVYYMEGSVDNLDSLLQCGIIYADNLVVVDKESTMSAEEDYMADAKTIVNVQTMFRLFPSLSITTELTHPSNMRFMQFRAKDSYSLALSKLEKRERENGSNLAFMFRLPFAAGRVFSISMLDTLLYQSFVKDYMITITRLLLGLDTTPGSGYLCAMKITEGDLWIRTYGRLFQKLCSSSAEIPIGIYRTESHVFSTSEPHDLRAQSQISVNMEDCEDTREVKGPWGARTGTGGSSHGRHTGSGDPTEHPLLRRKSLQWARRLSRRAPRQAGRAAAAEWISQQRLSLYQRSERQELSELVKNRMKHLGLPTTGYEDVANLTASDVMNRVNLGYLQDEMNDHQNTLSYVLINPPPDTRLEPNDIVYLIRSDPLAHVASSSQSRKSSCSHKLSSCNPETRDETQL; encoded by the exons gGCTCCCATTCTGTGGGTGGAGAGAAAGATGACACTGTGGGTGATTCAG GTCATCGTGGCCATAATAAGTTTCCTGGAGACGATGCTTCTCATCTACCTCAGCTACAAA GGAAACATCTGGGAGCAGATCTTCCGAGTGTCCTTTGTCCTGGAGATGATCAACACGCTGCCCTTCATCATCACG ATCTTCTGGCCGCCGCTGCGGAACCTGTTCATACCCGTCTTTCTGAACTGCTGGCTGGCCAAGCACGCACTGGAAAACATGATT AACGACTTCCATCGAGCCATCCTGCGGACGCAGTCGGCCATGTTCAACCAGGTCCTCATCCTCTTCTGCACCCTGCTGTGCCTTGTTTTCACAGG GACCTGCGGCATCCAGCACCTGGAGCGGGCGGGCGAGAACCTGTCCCTCCTGACCTCCTTCTACTTCTGCATCGTCACCTTCTCCACCGTGGGCTATGGCGACGTCACGCCCAAGATCTGGCCGTCGCAGCTGCTGGTGGTCATCATGATCTGCGTGGCCCTCGTGGTGCTTCCACTGCAG TTCGAGGAGCTTGTCTACCTTTGGATGGAGCGGCAGAAGTCGGGGGGCAACTACAGTCGGCACCGCGCACAGACGGAGAAGCACGTGGTCCTGTGCGTCAGCTCCCTCAAGATCGACCTCCTCATGGACTTCCTGAACGAGTTCTACGCCCACCCCCGGCTCCAG GACTATTACGTGGTCATCCTGTGCCCCACGGAGATGGACGTCCAGGTGCGCAGAGTCCTGCAGATCCCGCTGTGGTCCCAGCGAGTCATCTACCTCCAGGGCTCTGCACTCAAAGACCAGGACCTCATGCGGGCCAA GATGGACAATGGGGAGGCCTGCTTCATTCTCAGCAGCAGGAACGAGGTGGACCGCACAGCAGCA GACCACCAGACCATCCTGCGTGCCTGGGCCGTGAAGGACTTCGCCCCCAACTGCCCCCTCTACGTCCAGATCCTCAAGCCCGAAAACAAGTTTCACGTCAAGTTCGCCG ACCACGTGGTGTGTGAGGAAGAGTGCAAGTATGCCATGCTGGCCCTCAACTGCATCTGCCCGGCCACCTCCACCCTCATCACCCTGCTGGTGCACACGTCCCGCGGCCA GGAGGGACAGGAGTCCCCGGAGCAGTGGCAGCGCATGTACGGGCGCTGCTCGGGCAACGAGGTGTACCACATCCGCATGGGCGACAGCAAGTTCTTCCGAGAGTATGAGGGCAAGAGCTTCACCTACGCGGCCTTCCACGCCCACAAGAA GTATGGTGTGTGCCTCATCGGGCTGAAGCGGGAGGACAACAAGAGCATCCTGCTGAACCCGGGGCCGAGGCACATCCTGGCCGCCTCCGACACCTGCTTCTACATCAACATCACCAAGGAAGAGAACTCGGCCTTCATCTTCAAGCAGGAGGAGAAGCGGAAGAAGAGGGCGTTCTCGGGGCAGGGGCTGCACGAGGGTCCAGCCCGCCTGCCCGTGCACAGCATCATCGCCTCCATGG GGACGGTGGCCATGGACCTGCAGGGCACAGAGCACCGGCCCACGCAGAGTGTCGGGGGCGGCGGGGGCAGCAAGCTGGCACTGCCCACGGAGAATGGCTCGGGCAGCCGGCGACCCAGCATCGCACCCGTCCTGGAGCTGGCTGACAGCTCGGCCCTGCTGCCCTGCGACCTGCTGAGTGACCAGTCGGAGGACGAGGTGACACCCTCGGACGACGAGGGGCTCTCTGTGGTGGA GTACGTGAAGGGATATCCTCCCAACTCGCCCTACATAGGCAGCTCCCCAACCCTGTGCCACCTTCTGCCTGTGAAAGCCCCCTTCTGCTGCCTGCGGCTGGACAAG GGCTGCAAGCACAACAGCTATGAAGATGCCAAGGCCTATGGGTTCAAGAACAAGCTGATCATCGTGTCGGCAGAGACGGCCGGCAATGGGCTGTACAACTTCATTGTGCCACTGCGGGCCTACTACAGGTCCCGCAAGGAGCTGAACCCCATCGTCCTGCTGCTGGACAACAA GCCTGACCACCACTTCCTGGAAGCCATCTGCTGTTTCCCCATGGTCTACTACATGGAGGGCTCCGTGGACAA CCTGGACAGCCTGCTGCAGTGCGGCATCATCTACGCCGACAACCTGGTGGTGGTGGATAAGGAGAGCACCATGAGCGCCGAGGAGGACTACATGGCGGACGCCAAGACCATCGTCAACGTGCAGACCATGTTCCG GCTCTTTCCCAGCCTCAGCATCACCACAGAGCTCACCCACCCTTCCAACATGCGCTTCATGCAGTTCCGTGCCAAGGACAGCTACTCTCTGGCTCTTTCCAAACTAGAAAAG agggagagagagaacggCTCCAACCTGGCCTTCATGTTCCGCCTGCCATTTGCCGCCGGCCGCGTCTTCAGCATCAGCATGTTGGACACGCTGCTTTACCAG TCCTTCGTGAAGGACTACATGATCACCATCACCCGGCTGCTGCTGGGTCTGGACACCACGCCAGGCTCCGGCTACCTCTGTGCC ATGAAAATCACGGAAGGTGACCTGTGGATCCGCACCTACGGCCGCCTCTTCCAGAAGCTCTGCTCCTCCAGCGCCGAGATCCCCATCGGCATCTACAGGACGGAGAGCCATGTCTTCTCCACCTCGGAG CCCCACGATCTCAGAGCCCAG TCCCAGATCTCAGTGAACATGGAGGACTGTGAGGACACGCGGGAAGTGAAGGGGCCCTGGGGTGCACGCACTGGCACCGGAGGCAGCTCCCACGGCCGCCACACGGGCAGCGGCGACCCCACGGAGCACCCGCTGCTGCGGCGCAAGAGCCTGCAGTGGGCACGGAGGCTGAGCCGCAGGGCACCCAGGCAGGCGGGCCGGGCGGCGGCCGCGGAGTGGATCAGCCAGCAGCGCCTCAGCCTGTACCAGCGCTCCGAGCGCCAGGAGCTCTCTGAGCTGGTGAAGAACCGCATGAAGCACCTGGGGCTGCCCACCACTGGCTACG AGGACGTAGCAAATTTAACAGCCAGTGATGTCATGAATCGGGTAAACCTGGGATATTTGCAAG ATGAGATGAACGACCACCAGAACACCCTCTCCTATGTCCTCATCAACCCTCCGCCCGACACGAGGCTGGAGCCCAATGACATTGT CTATCTCATCCGCTCCGACCCCCTGGCTCACGTGGCCAGCAGCTCCCAGAGCCGGAAGAGCAGCTGCAGCCACAAGCTGTCATCCTGCAATCCCGAGACGCGCGACGAGACCCAGCTCTGA
- the KCNT1 gene encoding potassium channel subfamily T member 1 isoform X5, whose protein sequence is MVQVEFYVNENTFKERLKLFFIKNQRSSLRIRLFNFSLKLLTCLLYIVRVLLEDPALGIGCWGCPKQNYTFNDSTSEINWAPILWVERKMTLWVIQVIVAIISFLETMLLIYLSYKGNIWEQIFRVSFVLEMINTLPFIITIFWPPLRNLFIPVFLNCWLAKHALENMINDFHRAILRTQSAMFNQVLILFCTLLCLVFTGTCGIQHLERAGENLSLLTSFYFCIVTFSTVGYGDVTPKIWPSQLLVVIMICVALVVLPLQFEELVYLWMERQKSGGNYSRHRAQTEKHVVLCVSSLKIDLLMDFLNEFYAHPRLQDYYVVILCPTEMDVQVRRVLQIPLWSQRVIYLQGSALKDQDLMRAKMDNGEACFILSSRNEVDRTAADHQTILRAWAVKDFAPNCPLYVQILKPENKFHVKFADHVVCEEECKYAMLALNCICPATSTLITLLVHTSRGQEGQESPEQWQRMYGRCSGNEVYHIRMGDSKFFREYEGKSFTYAAFHAHKKYGVCLIGLKREDNKSILLNPGPRHILAASDTCFYINITKEENSAFIFKQEEKRKKRAFSGQGLHEGPARLPVHSIIASMGTVAMDLQGTEHRPTQSVGGGGGSKLALPTENGSGSRRPSIAPVLELADSSALLPCDLLSDQSEDEVTPSDDEGLSVVEYVKGYPPNSPYIGSSPTLCHLLPVKAPFCCLRLDKGCKHNSYEDAKAYGFKNKLIIVSAETAGNGLYNFIVPLRAYYRSRKELNPIVLLLDNKPDHHFLEAICCFPMVYYMEGSVDNLDSLLQCGIIYADNLVVVDKESTMSAEEDYMADAKTIVNVQTMFRLFPSLSITTELTHPSNMRFMQFRAKDSYSLALSKLEKRERENGSNLAFMFRLPFAAGRVFSISMLDTLLYQSFVKDYMITITRLLLGLDTTPGSGYLCAMKITEGDLWIRTYGRLFQKLCSSSAEIPIGIYRTESHVFSTSEPHDLRAQSQISVNMEDCEDTREVKGPWGARTGTGGSSHGRHTGSGDPTEHPLLRRKSLQWARRLSRRAPRQAGRAAAAEWISQQRLSLYQRSERQELSELVKNRMKHLGLPTTGYEDVANLTASDVMNRVNLGYLQDEMNDHQNTLSYVLINPPPDTRLEPNDIVYLIRSDPLAHVASSSQSRKSSCSHKLSSCNPETRDETQL, encoded by the exons gGCTCCCATTCTGTGGGTGGAGAGAAAGATGACACTGTGGGTGATTCAG GTCATCGTGGCCATAATAAGTTTCCTGGAGACGATGCTTCTCATCTACCTCAGCTACAAA GGAAACATCTGGGAGCAGATCTTCCGAGTGTCCTTTGTCCTGGAGATGATCAACACGCTGCCCTTCATCATCACG ATCTTCTGGCCGCCGCTGCGGAACCTGTTCATACCCGTCTTTCTGAACTGCTGGCTGGCCAAGCACGCACTGGAAAACATGATT AACGACTTCCATCGAGCCATCCTGCGGACGCAGTCGGCCATGTTCAACCAGGTCCTCATCCTCTTCTGCACCCTGCTGTGCCTTGTTTTCACAGG GACCTGCGGCATCCAGCACCTGGAGCGGGCGGGCGAGAACCTGTCCCTCCTGACCTCCTTCTACTTCTGCATCGTCACCTTCTCCACCGTGGGCTATGGCGACGTCACGCCCAAGATCTGGCCGTCGCAGCTGCTGGTGGTCATCATGATCTGCGTGGCCCTCGTGGTGCTTCCACTGCAG TTCGAGGAGCTTGTCTACCTTTGGATGGAGCGGCAGAAGTCGGGGGGCAACTACAGTCGGCACCGCGCACAGACGGAGAAGCACGTGGTCCTGTGCGTCAGCTCCCTCAAGATCGACCTCCTCATGGACTTCCTGAACGAGTTCTACGCCCACCCCCGGCTCCAG GACTATTACGTGGTCATCCTGTGCCCCACGGAGATGGACGTCCAGGTGCGCAGAGTCCTGCAGATCCCGCTGTGGTCCCAGCGAGTCATCTACCTCCAGGGCTCTGCACTCAAAGACCAGGACCTCATGCGGGCCAA GATGGACAATGGGGAGGCCTGCTTCATTCTCAGCAGCAGGAACGAGGTGGACCGCACAGCAGCA GACCACCAGACCATCCTGCGTGCCTGGGCCGTGAAGGACTTCGCCCCCAACTGCCCCCTCTACGTCCAGATCCTCAAGCCCGAAAACAAGTTTCACGTCAAGTTCGCCG ACCACGTGGTGTGTGAGGAAGAGTGCAAGTATGCCATGCTGGCCCTCAACTGCATCTGCCCGGCCACCTCCACCCTCATCACCCTGCTGGTGCACACGTCCCGCGGCCA GGAGGGACAGGAGTCCCCGGAGCAGTGGCAGCGCATGTACGGGCGCTGCTCGGGCAACGAGGTGTACCACATCCGCATGGGCGACAGCAAGTTCTTCCGAGAGTATGAGGGCAAGAGCTTCACCTACGCGGCCTTCCACGCCCACAAGAA GTATGGTGTGTGCCTCATCGGGCTGAAGCGGGAGGACAACAAGAGCATCCTGCTGAACCCGGGGCCGAGGCACATCCTGGCCGCCTCCGACACCTGCTTCTACATCAACATCACCAAGGAAGAGAACTCGGCCTTCATCTTCAAGCAGGAGGAGAAGCGGAAGAAGAGGGCGTTCTCGGGGCAGGGGCTGCACGAGGGTCCAGCCCGCCTGCCCGTGCACAGCATCATCGCCTCCATGG GGACGGTGGCCATGGACCTGCAGGGCACAGAGCACCGGCCCACGCAGAGTGTCGGGGGCGGCGGGGGCAGCAAGCTGGCACTGCCCACGGAGAATGGCTCGGGCAGCCGGCGACCCAGCATCGCACCCGTCCTGGAGCTGGCTGACAGCTCGGCCCTGCTGCCCTGCGACCTGCTGAGTGACCAGTCGGAGGACGAGGTGACACCCTCGGACGACGAGGGGCTCTCTGTGGTGGA GTACGTGAAGGGATATCCTCCCAACTCGCCCTACATAGGCAGCTCCCCAACCCTGTGCCACCTTCTGCCTGTGAAAGCCCCCTTCTGCTGCCTGCGGCTGGACAAG GGCTGCAAGCACAACAGCTATGAAGATGCCAAGGCCTATGGGTTCAAGAACAAGCTGATCATCGTGTCGGCAGAGACGGCCGGCAATGGGCTGTACAACTTCATTGTGCCACTGCGGGCCTACTACAGGTCCCGCAAGGAGCTGAACCCCATCGTCCTGCTGCTGGACAACAA GCCTGACCACCACTTCCTGGAAGCCATCTGCTGTTTCCCCATGGTCTACTACATGGAGGGCTCCGTGGACAA CCTGGACAGCCTGCTGCAGTGCGGCATCATCTACGCCGACAACCTGGTGGTGGTGGATAAGGAGAGCACCATGAGCGCCGAGGAGGACTACATGGCGGACGCCAAGACCATCGTCAACGTGCAGACCATGTTCCG GCTCTTTCCCAGCCTCAGCATCACCACAGAGCTCACCCACCCTTCCAACATGCGCTTCATGCAGTTCCGTGCCAAGGACAGCTACTCTCTGGCTCTTTCCAAACTAGAAAAG agggagagagagaacggCTCCAACCTGGCCTTCATGTTCCGCCTGCCATTTGCCGCCGGCCGCGTCTTCAGCATCAGCATGTTGGACACGCTGCTTTACCAG TCCTTCGTGAAGGACTACATGATCACCATCACCCGGCTGCTGCTGGGTCTGGACACCACGCCAGGCTCCGGCTACCTCTGTGCC ATGAAAATCACGGAAGGTGACCTGTGGATCCGCACCTACGGCCGCCTCTTCCAGAAGCTCTGCTCCTCCAGCGCCGAGATCCCCATCGGCATCTACAGGACGGAGAGCCATGTCTTCTCCACCTCGGAG CCCCACGATCTCAGAGCCCAG TCCCAGATCTCAGTGAACATGGAGGACTGTGAGGACACGCGGGAAGTGAAGGGGCCCTGGGGTGCACGCACTGGCACCGGAGGCAGCTCCCACGGCCGCCACACGGGCAGCGGCGACCCCACGGAGCACCCGCTGCTGCGGCGCAAGAGCCTGCAGTGGGCACGGAGGCTGAGCCGCAGGGCACCCAGGCAGGCGGGCCGGGCGGCGGCCGCGGAGTGGATCAGCCAGCAGCGCCTCAGCCTGTACCAGCGCTCCGAGCGCCAGGAGCTCTCTGAGCTGGTGAAGAACCGCATGAAGCACCTGGGGCTGCCCACCACTGGCTACG AGGACGTAGCAAATTTAACAGCCAGTGATGTCATGAATCGGGTAAACCTGGGATATTTGCAAG ATGAGATGAACGACCACCAGAACACCCTCTCCTATGTCCTCATCAACCCTCCGCCCGACACGAGGCTGGAGCCCAATGACATTGT CTATCTCATCCGCTCCGACCCCCTGGCTCACGTGGCCAGCAGCTCCCAGAGCCGGAAGAGCAGCTGCAGCCACAAGCTGTCATCCTGCAATCCCGAGACGCGCGACGAGACCCAGCTCTGA
- the KCNT1 gene encoding potassium channel subfamily T member 1 isoform X6, which produces MSDLDSEVLPLPPRYRFRDLLLGDPSFQNDDRVQVEFYVNENTFKERLKLFFIKNQRSSLRIRLFNFSLKLLTCLLYIVRVLLEDPALGIGCWGCPKQNYTFNDSTSEINWAPILWVERKMTLWVIQVIVAIISFLETMLLIYLSYKGNIWEQIFRVSFVLEMINTLPFIITIFWPPLRNLFIPVFLNCWLAKHALENMINDFHRAILRTQSAMFNQVLILFCTLLCLVFTGTCGIQHLERAGENLSLLTSFYFCIVTFSTVGYGDVTPKIWPSQLLVVIMICVALVVLPLQFEELVYLWMERQKSGGNYSRHRAQTEKHVVLCVSSLKIDLLMDFLNEFYAHPRLQDYYVVILCPTEMDVQVRRVLQIPLWSQRVIYLQGSALKDQDLMRAKMDNGEACFILSSRNEVDRTAADHQTILRAWAVKDFAPNCPLYVQILKPENKFHVKFADHVVCEEECKYAMLALNCICPATSTLITLLVHTSRGQEGQESPEQWQRMYGRCSGNEVYHIRMGDSKFFREYEGKSFTYAAFHAHKKYGVCLIGLKREDNKSILLNPGPRHILAASDTCFYINITKEENSAFIFKQEEKRKKRAFSGQGLHEGPARLPVHSIIASMGTVAMDLQGTEHRPTQSVGGGGGSKLALPTENGSGSRRPSIAPVLELADSSALLPCDLLSDQSEDEVTPSDDEGLSVVEYVKGYPPNSPYIGSSPTLCHLLPVKAPFCCLRLDKGCKHNSYEDAKAYGFKNKLIIVSAETAGNGLYNFIVPLRAYYRSRKELNPIVLLLDNKPDHHFLEAICCFPMVYYMEGSVDNLDSLLQCGIIYADNLVVVDKESTMSAEEDYMADAKTIVNVQTMFRLFPSLSITTELTHPSNMRFMQFRAKDSYSLALSKLEKRERENGSNLAFMFRLPFAAGRVFSISMLDTLLYQSFVKDYMITITRLLLGLDTTPGSGYLCAMKITEGDLWIRTYGRLFQKLCSSSAEIPIGIYRTESHVFSTSEPHDLRAQSQISVNMEDCEDTREVKGPWGARTGTGGSSHGRHTGSGDPTEHPLLRRKSLQWARRLSRRAPRQAGRAAAAEWISQQRLSLYQRSERQELSELVKNRMKHLGLPTTGYDEMNDHQNTLSYVLINPPPDTRLEPNDIVYLIRSDPLAHVASSSQSRKSSCSHKLSSCNPETRDETQL; this is translated from the exons gGCTCCCATTCTGTGGGTGGAGAGAAAGATGACACTGTGGGTGATTCAG GTCATCGTGGCCATAATAAGTTTCCTGGAGACGATGCTTCTCATCTACCTCAGCTACAAA GGAAACATCTGGGAGCAGATCTTCCGAGTGTCCTTTGTCCTGGAGATGATCAACACGCTGCCCTTCATCATCACG ATCTTCTGGCCGCCGCTGCGGAACCTGTTCATACCCGTCTTTCTGAACTGCTGGCTGGCCAAGCACGCACTGGAAAACATGATT AACGACTTCCATCGAGCCATCCTGCGGACGCAGTCGGCCATGTTCAACCAGGTCCTCATCCTCTTCTGCACCCTGCTGTGCCTTGTTTTCACAGG GACCTGCGGCATCCAGCACCTGGAGCGGGCGGGCGAGAACCTGTCCCTCCTGACCTCCTTCTACTTCTGCATCGTCACCTTCTCCACCGTGGGCTATGGCGACGTCACGCCCAAGATCTGGCCGTCGCAGCTGCTGGTGGTCATCATGATCTGCGTGGCCCTCGTGGTGCTTCCACTGCAG TTCGAGGAGCTTGTCTACCTTTGGATGGAGCGGCAGAAGTCGGGGGGCAACTACAGTCGGCACCGCGCACAGACGGAGAAGCACGTGGTCCTGTGCGTCAGCTCCCTCAAGATCGACCTCCTCATGGACTTCCTGAACGAGTTCTACGCCCACCCCCGGCTCCAG GACTATTACGTGGTCATCCTGTGCCCCACGGAGATGGACGTCCAGGTGCGCAGAGTCCTGCAGATCCCGCTGTGGTCCCAGCGAGTCATCTACCTCCAGGGCTCTGCACTCAAAGACCAGGACCTCATGCGGGCCAA GATGGACAATGGGGAGGCCTGCTTCATTCTCAGCAGCAGGAACGAGGTGGACCGCACAGCAGCA GACCACCAGACCATCCTGCGTGCCTGGGCCGTGAAGGACTTCGCCCCCAACTGCCCCCTCTACGTCCAGATCCTCAAGCCCGAAAACAAGTTTCACGTCAAGTTCGCCG ACCACGTGGTGTGTGAGGAAGAGTGCAAGTATGCCATGCTGGCCCTCAACTGCATCTGCCCGGCCACCTCCACCCTCATCACCCTGCTGGTGCACACGTCCCGCGGCCA GGAGGGACAGGAGTCCCCGGAGCAGTGGCAGCGCATGTACGGGCGCTGCTCGGGCAACGAGGTGTACCACATCCGCATGGGCGACAGCAAGTTCTTCCGAGAGTATGAGGGCAAGAGCTTCACCTACGCGGCCTTCCACGCCCACAAGAA GTATGGTGTGTGCCTCATCGGGCTGAAGCGGGAGGACAACAAGAGCATCCTGCTGAACCCGGGGCCGAGGCACATCCTGGCCGCCTCCGACACCTGCTTCTACATCAACATCACCAAGGAAGAGAACTCGGCCTTCATCTTCAAGCAGGAGGAGAAGCGGAAGAAGAGGGCGTTCTCGGGGCAGGGGCTGCACGAGGGTCCAGCCCGCCTGCCCGTGCACAGCATCATCGCCTCCATGG GGACGGTGGCCATGGACCTGCAGGGCACAGAGCACCGGCCCACGCAGAGTGTCGGGGGCGGCGGGGGCAGCAAGCTGGCACTGCCCACGGAGAATGGCTCGGGCAGCCGGCGACCCAGCATCGCACCCGTCCTGGAGCTGGCTGACAGCTCGGCCCTGCTGCCCTGCGACCTGCTGAGTGACCAGTCGGAGGACGAGGTGACACCCTCGGACGACGAGGGGCTCTCTGTGGTGGA GTACGTGAAGGGATATCCTCCCAACTCGCCCTACATAGGCAGCTCCCCAACCCTGTGCCACCTTCTGCCTGTGAAAGCCCCCTTCTGCTGCCTGCGGCTGGACAAG GGCTGCAAGCACAACAGCTATGAAGATGCCAAGGCCTATGGGTTCAAGAACAAGCTGATCATCGTGTCGGCAGAGACGGCCGGCAATGGGCTGTACAACTTCATTGTGCCACTGCGGGCCTACTACAGGTCCCGCAAGGAGCTGAACCCCATCGTCCTGCTGCTGGACAACAA GCCTGACCACCACTTCCTGGAAGCCATCTGCTGTTTCCCCATGGTCTACTACATGGAGGGCTCCGTGGACAA CCTGGACAGCCTGCTGCAGTGCGGCATCATCTACGCCGACAACCTGGTGGTGGTGGATAAGGAGAGCACCATGAGCGCCGAGGAGGACTACATGGCGGACGCCAAGACCATCGTCAACGTGCAGACCATGTTCCG GCTCTTTCCCAGCCTCAGCATCACCACAGAGCTCACCCACCCTTCCAACATGCGCTTCATGCAGTTCCGTGCCAAGGACAGCTACTCTCTGGCTCTTTCCAAACTAGAAAAG agggagagagagaacggCTCCAACCTGGCCTTCATGTTCCGCCTGCCATTTGCCGCCGGCCGCGTCTTCAGCATCAGCATGTTGGACACGCTGCTTTACCAG TCCTTCGTGAAGGACTACATGATCACCATCACCCGGCTGCTGCTGGGTCTGGACACCACGCCAGGCTCCGGCTACCTCTGTGCC ATGAAAATCACGGAAGGTGACCTGTGGATCCGCACCTACGGCCGCCTCTTCCAGAAGCTCTGCTCCTCCAGCGCCGAGATCCCCATCGGCATCTACAGGACGGAGAGCCATGTCTTCTCCACCTCGGAG CCCCACGATCTCAGAGCCCAG TCCCAGATCTCAGTGAACATGGAGGACTGTGAGGACACGCGGGAAGTGAAGGGGCCCTGGGGTGCACGCACTGGCACCGGAGGCAGCTCCCACGGCCGCCACACGGGCAGCGGCGACCCCACGGAGCACCCGCTGCTGCGGCGCAAGAGCCTGCAGTGGGCACGGAGGCTGAGCCGCAGGGCACCCAGGCAGGCGGGCCGGGCGGCGGCCGCGGAGTGGATCAGCCAGCAGCGCCTCAGCCTGTACCAGCGCTCCGAGCGCCAGGAGCTCTCTGAGCTGGTGAAGAACCGCATGAAGCACCTGGGGCTGCCCACCACTGGCTACG ATGAGATGAACGACCACCAGAACACCCTCTCCTATGTCCTCATCAACCCTCCGCCCGACACGAGGCTGGAGCCCAATGACATTGT CTATCTCATCCGCTCCGACCCCCTGGCTCACGTGGCCAGCAGCTCCCAGAGCCGGAAGAGCAGCTGCAGCCACAAGCTGTCATCCTGCAATCCCGAGACGCGCGACGAGACCCAGCTCTGA